In the genome of Candidatus Desulfatibia profunda, the window GTTGCTCGGTATTTTTTTTATTATATTTTTGGTTCGTAATAAAGTTTTTCTTGAAATGATAGTAATCGGAAACAGCGAAAGCCAAAACTATCAGGCAAGTCATAAAACAGAGGCTCATAGACCGAAAAAAGGACCTTGAGACGGTGACCTGCTTTATTGAGCCTGTATTGTTTAAAATTATAAAGGAAATCGTCTCGCGCATTTTTACCAAACTCCAATCAAACCAAAAGTATTTGTCCTGTATTTGCAAAAAGCATGCAAAAGATGGAAATTTCTTTGCAAACAGCAATATAATATATAAATTACAAGATGTTAGAACAATCTTTTTGGCTGCCGAAGTATCAAGGCTTTGCGGCAACTATTTGACACTTATGGAATTTTCATTTTGAGAATCAGTATAGAAAGCAAAAGGGGAGAAAGGGAATATGCGGCAGCCCCTTTAAGGGGGCCTTGCTCATGCCAGGCCTTATGGGCGTGATCTCTGATGCTTTACAGCTCTTCGATTTTTGCGGTGTCACTTTTTTCCGGAGTTGGGCGCTTCTTTTTGTGCCGGGATCTTTTTTTCTTCTTTTTGGGGCCACCTGGAATCGTATGTGTATCGGATTCGGCCGCGGCGTTCAACTCCGGGCCAAAACCGAATAAACTTCCGGGAAAGGAACCCGCTTCGGTTTTTGGGGAACTCTTCGGGCTCATGGAGCATTTTTCTTCGCGTTTGGGTTCCCGTTTCCGAAAAGGTTTTCTCCCTCTGCCTTTTCTCGCGAATGGGACCAGCTTTGACTTATCTTTGGCAACCCATTCGTCTTCGGGCCAAATTACCGGAATTTTGAAGCCCAGCATTTCCTCGAGCGGTTCGAGATGAAAGACATATTTCTCACAGGCCAATGAAAGTGCTCGCCCGGTCTTTCCCGCTCTGGCGGTCCGTCCGATCCGGTGGATATAGTTTTCGACATCCTGCGGGAGGTCATAGTTGATAACGTGGCTGATGTCCTCAACATGGATACCTCGCGAAGCCACGTCCGTAGCCACCAGTATTTTGATTCGGCCGTTTTTGAACAACTCCATGAGCCTGAAACGTTTGCGCTGGGGCAGGTCACCGGTGATGCCCTCGGCCGGCCAGCCGTTGTCCTTGAGTTTGCGGGCAAGCCATATTACGCCGGCCTTGGTATTGACAAAGATCAGAATCCGGTTCCAGTCTTCCCTTTCCAGCAGTCCCAGAAGCAGAGGCAACTTATTTTCGGAGTCGATGTGAAACAGGAACTGCTCAATTCCCTCAACCGTAATTTCCTCGGGAGTAACGGATATAAATTCGGGCAGGTTCATGTATTCATAGGTCAGTTCCAGGACGCGGTAGGAAAGTGTTGCTGAAAAAAGCATGGATTGTCTTTTCTCATAATGGGGAAGCTTGCGCAAAATATAGCGCATATCCTTTGAGAAACCAAGGTCCAGAAGACGGTCGGCCTCATCGATGACTACGATGTTGATGCCTGATGCTTTGAAAATGCCCTGTTTGAAGTAATCGATAATCCGGCCGGGTGTGCAGATGACGATGTCCGTACCCTGCCGAAGGATTTCGGCCTGCTTGCGGTAATCAACGCCGCCTAAGACATTTGCCAGGGTCAGGCCGGTATGGCGGCCGATGCTTGCGGCTTCCTCGTAAATCTGGAGGGCCAGTTCCCGCGTGGGGGCCACAATGAGGGCCGACGGCAGCCCGGCGTTTTGATGGGGTAATGCCAAAAGCCTGGTAAAAACGGTCACCAGAAAAGCGGCCGTCTTTCCTGTGCCGGTCTGGGCCTGGCCCGCAATATCACGGCCCGTGAGGGAAACCGGCAGTACCTGGGCCTGAATCGGGGTGCAGTATGTAAAACCGGTATCCCTTAATCCGTTCAGGATTTCTACCGGAAGGTTGAACTCATCGAATTTCGTCCGGGTCAAAAAGTTTGGTTTATCCCGGCGTTGAGTAAGTTCTGGTGATTCTGTTTCATTCATCATGATAAAGTAATTATACGCGTTTACATTTATTTTGCAAGCAGCTATATCGACATTGTGATTTGCCCCGGCCGGCTGCTCGAACTCGGCTGCTCTAAAAAGCCGACATGGGCTGGATGAAAGCAATGGCATCCTGCTGACAGAGGCACCCCAAATATTTATTCACACCCGATTGGCTGTTTCCAAAAAGGCTGAACTCCGTGTCTGTTCCATTTTCAACTTGAGAAATATCAGTTCCTATTTATAAAAATGAGAATTCAGAATACTTATTTTTATATTTGCTATTTTTTCAAGTAGTTGCTTTCAATTATAGACCCTGATAAACCATAACCCGCTAATTGTCGCAAAAAATCGGATCTGTCAGTTCCGATTATAATACGGACGGACGAGCATTTATGTGCGCAACCATCTAAAATAACTGAAAAATATATCATCACCATGTTTTGGCATAGCTTTTGCTGTTTCGCTCACTATAAAGGTTGAAAACAGCCTTTAATTTTAAAAATCTCAAATCTTAAAGTGGGCAGATGATATTTTTAATTTAACGCCTTTTTTAAAAGAGGAGAAAAAGATGCGATCCGCAAAAAATGTTAGCACCCCATCAGCCCGATTGATACCGGAGAATGAAGAAGAACCTCCGGGTAGTATAAGTCCCGCCGCAAGGACCTCGCCTGCCAAAGTCTTGTTTTTTGAACCCTCGATCATATCGCGTGCCAAGTCATTTAAAAAACAGAATAGCATAACATCGGCTTTTCGCCGAAAATTTTTTCCAATGGTTTCAGATAAACAGTGGAATGACTGGCACTGGCAGGTCATAAACAGAATTTGCAGGCCGGATCAACTAGGGCGGTTTCTCAACCTTTCGCAGGCAGAACAAAATGCATTCAAGCACTCAAGAAAATTGCCGTTGAGCATTACGCCTTATTACATGAGCCTATTGAATTCTAACGATCCCGATCAGCCCCTTCGCCGGTCGGTCGTTCCCACCGAGCACGAATTTTCTAAAATGCCGGAAGAAGAAGATGATCCCCTGGGTGAAGAAAGCCAGAGCCCTTTGCCGGGGCTGGTACACCGTTATCCGGACCGCGTTCTCCTGCTGGTGCTCGACTTTTGTACAACTTATTGCCGTTATTGTACGCGCTCTCGTTTGGTGGGCAAAGGTGCGATTCTTCCCAGTCAGAGCCGTCTGGAGCGGGCCATTGAATATATTCGCAACACACCCTCGATCCGCGACGTGCTTCTTTCGGGAGGGGACCCGCTGACGTTGAGCGACCGGAAATTAGACTGGCTTTTGGCGCGCCTTCGAGAAATTCCACATGTGGAAATCATTCGCATCGGCACCAAAATTCCGGCCGTGCTGCCCCAGCGCATCACCCCTCAGCTTGTTCGGGTTTTCAAGAAATATCACCCCTTGTGGATGAGCCTCCACTTTACCCATCCCGAGGAGTGTACCCCGGAAGCTTACCGGGCCTGCGGCATGCTGGCGGACGGAGGTATTCCTTTAGGGTCGCAAACCGTGCTTCTCAATGGTATTAATAATAATGTGGATACAATGAAAGCCCTCGTACATCATCTCATGAAGATGCGCGTCCGGCCTTATTATTTGTATCAGTGTGACCCGATTTCAGGATCGCGTCATTTTCGAACCAGCGTCGAAAACGGTTTGGAAATCATTCGAGGACTGCGAGGGCATACCAGCGGTTACGCGGTTCCCAATTATGTCATTGATGCGCCTAAAGGCGGCGGCAAGATACCGGTGATGCCGGATTATGTCGTCGGCTATCAGGGCAATGAGCTTATTTTAAGAAATTATGAAAACAAAGAGTTTCGATATACGGATTCGGCATGTCGTGTCTAGCGATTCAGCATGCCGTGAGGTGCGAAAACCATTATGGGTACCACAAAAAATTTATGCGCGGACTGCTCCAGCCATCAAAAAACGTGCTGTCAGGAAAGGGACATCTATCTTACACCCGGAGATTTAAAACGAATACAAGAATATGTCAGAAATGAAAATTTCTATGAATTTCGCATTCCTTCAGATCCATCATACCTGGCAGTCACTGATGATCCGATGTGGAAAGAACATGTCTTCAGGTTAGACAATACTCGTCGCGTATTAAAACAGGACCCGGTCGGAAACTGTATCTTTCTATCTCCAAACGGCTGCATCATGTCGATAAATGAGCGGCCCCTTGTGTGTCGCCTCCATCCTTATGAGTACAATGCGGATGGATTATGTGAAAGGCTGGTTCCGGAGTGCCCGGTGTATTTGCTCGAATCGGGAATAACCCTTCAGGATGCGATAGGGTTAAATCCTGACCAGGCATTGCAGTGGCACTATCTGCTGTATTCAGAAATTCTTATGGAGCACTAAAACCATGCGAATCGGGCTCACATATGATTTGCGGTCTGAATATCTTGCATTGGGATATAGCGAGGAAGAAACCGCCGAATTTGATCGTGACGACACCATCTTTGCGATTGAGAACGCGTTAGAAACACTGGGCCACATACCCGTACGGATCGGAAATGTACGCAAGCTGATCGAATATCTATCCCGCGGCGAACGTTGGGATCTTGTGTTTAACATTGCCGAGGGGTTGAACGGCGTTTCCCGTGAAGCACAGATTCCTGCCATTTTAGATGTTTATGGAATTCCCTATACGTTTTCCGACCCGCTGGTGATGGCGCTGACGCTTCACAAGGGAATGACCAAACACATTATTCGAGACCATGGTTATCGAACCTCGGTTTTTTGTGTTATTGAGCACCCTGAGGAAGTGTCGGACATTTCTTTTGCCCCCCCTTTTTTCGTTAAGCCGGTAAGAGAAGGGACCGGCAAAGGGATTTCACCGGCATCTATTATCCAGGAGCCTGAAATGCTGCCAAGGGCCTGTGAAACCCTTATTGTTGCATATAAGCAGCCGGTTCTGGTGGAGCAATTTTTACCGGGCCGGGAATTTACCGTCGGCATCCTCGGAACAGGCAGAGATGCTAAAGCGTTGGGGACGCTTGAGATTGTGCTGCTGGAGGGCGCCGAGACGAATGTTTATTCCTATGTGAACAAGGAATATTGCGAGGAGCTTGTGGAATACCCTCTGGTTTTGCCGGATAACGACAAACAGGTTCGGGAAGCGGAAGAGCTTGCGCTGGCATGCTGGCAGGCTCTTGGATGTCGCGATGGCGGAAGGGTGGACCTGCGCTGCGACGCAAACGGAGATCCTTGCTTTCTCGAAGTAAATCCTCTGGCCGGGCTGCATCCCGAACATTCCGATTTGCCGATTCTCTGCAACCGCCTTGGTATACCCTACCTGGAGTTGATTGACCGGATTCTTTCGTCTGCCGCCACCCGGATACAGATGTGAAAAGGCGGGGCAACAGGAGAGACCTTTGCAAAACGCCCCCTTTTGCCCAATTTCTGCGTCAGACTCAGATTTTAATCCTCGAAATACTCTATGTATTCCTGTGGCTAAAATCTTCGTCTTCCTTGAACTTGAACAAAATTGAACATTTTTCAAAGGTCTCTAGGAGCTAAGCGGTGCGTGTCGCTATTCTTCTCAATGCAGTCACAGATAAAAGCACTCCGGACGAACAAGATGTCATTGTTCAGGCTGAGTCTGTTTCGGCCGCGCTGCTCCAGCTCGGCCATACACCTGAACTTCTGTCCTGTGACCTGGATCTGGCATCCTTGCGGCAAAGGCTTGAAAACATACAACCGGATGTTGTTTTTAATCTGGTGGAATCTTTGGAAGGCAAGGGAAAATTAATTCATCTGGTGCCGTCGTTGCTGGATGTCATGGGAATCCCCTACACCGGCTCTGCGAGCGAATCCATCTACTTATCTTCTCATAAGGTGATGGCCAAAGAAAAGATGTTGTCATCCAATCTGCCGACCCCTGACTGGATCGGACCCTACCCTTCAGAGCATACATCACACTGCGGCTTAAAAAGCACCTCCAAAAGAAGCAAAGAAACCATCTGGATCATTAAATCCGTATGGGAACATGCATCCATCGGCCTGGATGACAATGCCCTGATAACCGTTGAAAACGATAATGCCCTGACCGATCATATCAAAGAGCGATATTTTCATTTTGGCGGTGCCTGCTTTGCCGAACAGTATATTGAAGGACGGGAGTTTAACCTTTCGCTGCTGGCGGGCCCGGACGGTCCCGAGGTCTTGCCGCCGGCGGAAATTCTGTTTGAAGGGTACCCGGAGAATAAGCCCAGAATTGTAGGGTACAGTGCCAAATGGGATGATCGATCGTTTGACTATCATCATACCCCCCGGCGTTTCGATTTTCCTCACGGCGACGGACCACTTTTGGCAAAACTTGAGGACATGGCACTTCGCTGCTGGCGGCTGTTCGGGCTTGGAGGATATGCGCGCGTCGATTTTCGCGTTGATAACGATAAAAACCCCTGGATTTTGGAGGTGAACACCAATCCGTGCCTTTCTCCGGATGCGGGTTTTGCGGCTGCGCTCAACCGGTTGGGAATGAGTATCATCCATGCCGTCAGGCGGATTCTGGACGATGCTTTCAGAAATAGAACCAAGGATTCGGCCGGGGCGGTCAGGCCGCAATCGTTCGATTCCGTTATCCTGACTTCTGAAAAAGAATCCACGACATCCGGCGTCTTTTTCCGTTATGCCGTCACCCCCGAGGATACCCAAAATGTCCGCCAACTGACGTCGGCAACCGGTTTTTTCAGCGAACCGGAAGTCGAAGTTGCCGTTGAACTCGTTGAGGAGCGGTTGGCAAAAGGCACGGCAAGCGGTTATTACTTTGTTTTTGTAGATCGAGAAAATCGGTTGGCCGGCTATGCTTGCTACGGACCGATTCCGTGCACAGTGTCCGGCTATGATCTTTATTGGATTGCCGTGCATCCGGAGTTTCAAAAAAAAGGACTGGGCAGAACGATATTCAACGAAACCGAAAGATTGATTCGTGAAGCCGGCGGAACGCGGATATATGCCGATACATCCCAAAAGCCACAATATGACGACACGCGTGCATTTTACGATCGTTGTGGATTTGATATTGCGGCCGTGCTCGAAGATTTTTTTGATCGCGGCGACGGCAAGGTGATTTACGCCAAAAGCATAGCCTAAAGTTGTATCAAACCTGGAAACTGCCGCTATTACCCCTTTGACCAATCCTCTGTTGCCTGTTATGCTTTATCGGTTCTCAATATTCCGTTCCGATTTAAGGAACTGGAACTGATGAAGCCGTCCGCATATCTGATTAACACCTCACGGGGACCGGTAATCGATGAAAGGGCGCTTTTAAAGGCCCTTGAGAACCGGGTGATATCCGGAGCCGGTCTGGATGTATATGAACATGAACCTGAATTGACTCCCGGTCTTTCAGCGCTTGACAATGTGATTCTTCTTCCCCATATAGGCAGCGCTACCGTCGAAACCCGCACAAAAATGGCGATGATGGCCGCCCAAAATCTTTTGGCTGGACTGAAAGGGGAAACACCGCCCAACTGTTTGAACTGTGCCGACCTTTGTGATAACAAATAAAATCGCTGAGCGATTTTATAAAACGTCCCGCTTAAAGCAGGACTAATAAAATAATATCCCTTTATTTAGTCCTGAAAAACTTGGTCCTCTGGGCCAGGTCAGAGTTAACTGGCTTTGCCAAAGACCTTTAAAAGTGCCTTAAGTTTGAAGTGAGCTAAAGTGCGCTAAAGTTAAGGAATTCTATCAATTATATAAAAAATAATGGAGCGAAGCGACTCCGTAACTTTAGGCACTTTAGCTCACTTAAGGCACTTCGAACTTGTCCAATTTTCAGAAAAGCAGCCCCCCTTTCAGGGGCAAACCAAAGCCTGGTCCTCTGGGCCAGGATTCTTTACTATAGCGGCGAAGCCGCGTTTTAAAAAATCATGGAATGATTTTTTTATGAAAGAATTTTTTAAGGTTACAGACTTAGAAAAGGTTCTTGCATATGCATCCGACTTCCCCAGGGTTGATATCGAAGAGGTTCCGCTGGACAAGGCTGCCGGCCGGATTCTGGCGGAAGATATCGTTTCGGACTTTGATCTTCCGGATTTTGAGCGATCTACCATGGACGGTTACGCTGTAAAGGCTGCATCTACTTTTGGTTCGACAGAAGGGAATCCTGCTTATCTTGCCATAAAAGGCGTTGTTGAGATGGGGGAATCGCCCGCATTTTCAATCGCACCCGGTGAAGCTGCTAAAATATCCACCGGCGGTATGCTGCCGGATGGGGCCGACAGTGTTGTCGTGATTGAACATACCGAGGCGGTTGACGACGTCACGATAGAAGCATACAAAAGCGTTGCTCCGGGACAGAACGTGCTGGCAAAGGGCGAAGATGTCCAAAAGGGTGATATTATGCTCACCTGCGGCCGGAAACTCAGATCCCAGGAAACCGGCCTTCTGGCGGCCTTCGGCAGAGAAACGATTCGTGTCTTTCGCCGGCCGGTTATCGCCATTATCTCCACCGGCGATGAAGTGGTCCCGATAAATGAAATCCCCGGACCCGGCCAAATCCGCGATATCAATTCCTATACGCTGGCGACCCTGGTGCAGGGTGCCGGCGGTGTTCCGATAATGCTCGGGATTGTCGGCGACAACATTGACGAGCTTTTCGAAAGATGCACAACGGCACTGGCCCAATCCGACATGGTCCTGATTTCAGGGGGAAGCAGTGTGGGCACCCGCGATTTTACCATCGAGGTGCTTGCGGCCCTGTCCGATGCTAAAATCCTGGTTCACGGCATTTCCATCAGTCCCGGCAAGCCCACCATTCTGGCCAGGTCGGGCAACCAGGCAATTTGGGGCTTGCCCGGCCATGTGGTATCCGCCATGGTCGTTTTTGAAATCGTTATCCGGCCGTTTATTGAACGTATCGCCGGCCTTTCAGCGGAACATAAAAACGTTTTCAAACTTTCCGCCCTGCTCAGCAGAAACCTTTCGTCGGCACAAGGGCGTATCGATTATGTCCGGGTGCGGCTCGTTGAAAAAGAAGGGGTTCTATGGGCGGAACCGATCCTGGGGAAATCGGGCCTTATCCATACCATGGTAAAGGCCGACGGTCTGATCGAGATCGGTATCAACTCGGAAGGTTTGGACAAGGGCACTGAAGTTGAAGTCATTCTTATTTAGACAGGATTAACAAGATGGACTTGATTATTTGTTTTTAACAGTTTCATCAGGAAACTGTTAAAAATTAAAAGGAAATCCTCAAATATCCTGTCGATCCTGTCAAAAATGCATTTTATAATCTTTGTGAACTTCGTGTTCTTCTTGGTTTAAACCAGTTCACAGACAAATCGGGGAAAAATGAGTCATAAGCGCAACATATATCTACAGATGAAGACCCTGAAAGAGGCTCGTGCCATCCTCTTTGACGCGTTTCCGGCATCCGGAGTTCTTTTAAGCGAAACAGTTCCGGTGCCGGACGCTGTCGGCCGGGTACTGGCCGAAGCGGTCGCGGCCGAGATTTCTTCACCCAATTTCCATTCGTCGGCCATGGACGGCATTGCCGTGAAAGCCCGAACGACATTTGGAGCCTCTGAAACCAAACCCAGGGAACTTGTGGTGGGCCGGGATGCCTTTTTTATCAATACCGGTCATGTAATGCCGAAAAACACCGATGCGGTGATTATGATCGAGCACGTCAATGTTCTGGAGGAACGCCGTGTTCAAATCGAGGCCCCGGTGTTTCCGTGGCAGAACGTCAGGAAGATGGGCGAAGACATTGTGGCCACGGAGCTTT includes:
- a CDS encoding DEAD/DEAH box helicase; the protein is MMNETESPELTQRRDKPNFLTRTKFDEFNLPVEILNGLRDTGFTYCTPIQAQVLPVSLTGRDIAGQAQTGTGKTAAFLVTVFTRLLALPHQNAGLPSALIVAPTRELALQIYEEAASIGRHTGLTLANVLGGVDYRKQAEILRQGTDIVICTPGRIIDYFKQGIFKASGINIVVIDEADRLLDLGFSKDMRYILRKLPHYEKRQSMLFSATLSYRVLELTYEYMNLPEFISVTPEEITVEGIEQFLFHIDSENKLPLLLGLLEREDWNRILIFVNTKAGVIWLARKLKDNGWPAEGITGDLPQRKRFRLMELFKNGRIKILVATDVASRGIHVEDISHVINYDLPQDVENYIHRIGRTARAGKTGRALSLACEKYVFHLEPLEEMLGFKIPVIWPEDEWVAKDKSKLVPFARKGRGRKPFRKREPKREEKCSMSPKSSPKTEAGSFPGSLFGFGPELNAAAESDTHTIPGGPKKKKKRSRHKKKRPTPEKSDTAKIEEL
- a CDS encoding KamA family radical SAM protein; amino-acid sequence: MRSAKNVSTPSARLIPENEEEPPGSISPAARTSPAKVLFFEPSIISRAKSFKKQNSITSAFRRKFFPMVSDKQWNDWHWQVINRICRPDQLGRFLNLSQAEQNAFKHSRKLPLSITPYYMSLLNSNDPDQPLRRSVVPTEHEFSKMPEEEDDPLGEESQSPLPGLVHRYPDRVLLLVLDFCTTYCRYCTRSRLVGKGAILPSQSRLERAIEYIRNTPSIRDVLLSGGDPLTLSDRKLDWLLARLREIPHVEIIRIGTKIPAVLPQRITPQLVRVFKKYHPLWMSLHFTHPEECTPEAYRACGMLADGGIPLGSQTVLLNGINNNVDTMKALVHHLMKMRVRPYYLYQCDPISGSRHFRTSVENGLEIIRGLRGHTSGYAVPNYVIDAPKGGGKIPVMPDYVVGYQGNELILRNYENKEFRYTDSACRV
- a CDS encoding YkgJ family cysteine cluster protein; the protein is MGTTKNLCADCSSHQKTCCQERDIYLTPGDLKRIQEYVRNENFYEFRIPSDPSYLAVTDDPMWKEHVFRLDNTRRVLKQDPVGNCIFLSPNGCIMSINERPLVCRLHPYEYNADGLCERLVPECPVYLLESGITLQDAIGLNPDQALQWHYLLYSEILMEH
- a CDS encoding ATP-grasp domain-containing protein, with the translated sequence MRIGLTYDLRSEYLALGYSEEETAEFDRDDTIFAIENALETLGHIPVRIGNVRKLIEYLSRGERWDLVFNIAEGLNGVSREAQIPAILDVYGIPYTFSDPLVMALTLHKGMTKHIIRDHGYRTSVFCVIEHPEEVSDISFAPPFFVKPVREGTGKGISPASIIQEPEMLPRACETLIVAYKQPVLVEQFLPGREFTVGILGTGRDAKALGTLEIVLLEGAETNVYSYVNKEYCEELVEYPLVLPDNDKQVREAEELALACWQALGCRDGGRVDLRCDANGDPCFLEVNPLAGLHPEHSDLPILCNRLGIPYLELIDRILSSAATRIQM
- a CDS encoding GNAT family N-acetyltransferase, coding for MRVAILLNAVTDKSTPDEQDVIVQAESVSAALLQLGHTPELLSCDLDLASLRQRLENIQPDVVFNLVESLEGKGKLIHLVPSLLDVMGIPYTGSASESIYLSSHKVMAKEKMLSSNLPTPDWIGPYPSEHTSHCGLKSTSKRSKETIWIIKSVWEHASIGLDDNALITVENDNALTDHIKERYFHFGGACFAEQYIEGREFNLSLLAGPDGPEVLPPAEILFEGYPENKPRIVGYSAKWDDRSFDYHHTPRRFDFPHGDGPLLAKLEDMALRCWRLFGLGGYARVDFRVDNDKNPWILEVNTNPCLSPDAGFAAALNRLGMSIIHAVRRILDDAFRNRTKDSAGAVRPQSFDSVILTSEKESTTSGVFFRYAVTPEDTQNVRQLTSATGFFSEPEVEVAVELVEERLAKGTASGYYFVFVDRENRLAGYACYGPIPCTVSGYDLYWIAVHPEFQKKGLGRTIFNETERLIREAGGTRIYADTSQKPQYDDTRAFYDRCGFDIAAVLEDFFDRGDGKVIYAKSIA
- a CDS encoding molybdopterin molybdotransferase MoeA encodes the protein MKEFFKVTDLEKVLAYASDFPRVDIEEVPLDKAAGRILAEDIVSDFDLPDFERSTMDGYAVKAASTFGSTEGNPAYLAIKGVVEMGESPAFSIAPGEAAKISTGGMLPDGADSVVVIEHTEAVDDVTIEAYKSVAPGQNVLAKGEDVQKGDIMLTCGRKLRSQETGLLAAFGRETIRVFRRPVIAIISTGDEVVPINEIPGPGQIRDINSYTLATLVQGAGGVPIMLGIVGDNIDELFERCTTALAQSDMVLISGGSSVGTRDFTIEVLAALSDAKILVHGISISPGKPTILARSGNQAIWGLPGHVVSAMVVFEIVIRPFIERIAGLSAEHKNVFKLSALLSRNLSSAQGRIDYVRVRLVEKEGVLWAEPILGKSGLIHTMVKADGLIEIGINSEGLDKGTEVEVILI